The Vespa velutina chromosome 2, iVesVel2.1, whole genome shotgun sequence sequence AAGAATAACGAGATATGTAGTAATCGAACCGATTGCCTAAAACATGTATAGAGATATTAAAttcttagaaaattaataataaaagaaatcaaagagatattttcaacttacattgtatataaatgtatgatcTAGATCGAATAGTCCGCAGGCGGTAAAAGTCAAACGATTTTGTATTTgttgaaaagtaaaattatgaatCTGGAAGAAACaattatagatttaatatatattccaaTACTAAAAATTGACACTTATGGATTCTTACTTCATCGCGAAATTTCTTACTAGTCGAAGGTTCGTACAATTCATAAAGAATATCTCCAGAGTTCACggcatataaaaagataagaaaaattaatatacgtatatttctattttcattcttaccataattcgaaagattatacattttgtaaatatcagatatatgactaaacaaaaaagataaaaagaatatgtacTATTAAAAAGAACATACTTCTGTTATCGTGGTCTCGCATATATTGCTTACTGCAATAATTTTgatgacaaaaataaagatccAATAGAAATGTGCAAAGAATTGTTTTATCCAGTAGTCATATTCGTTCGTAATTGAGATaacgtataaattatataataatgtaatgatATGTATGACCGATGTAGACATGGATATAAGAATTTGTAATCCATAAGCTTCGTTTATAATTCTGgcacattttattaattctaaatgaatttgtctataataaaaagaataaagtgaaaattgttaaaaatcgaagaagaataataaatcatttcgggctaattatcaataacttacttaacttttattaatttcacaaTGTTCTCATTCGTTTTGTACGTTCCACAAATAATAGATAACGAAGATTCTTCTTCCCAATTATCTTTCATTCGAAGGATTCTTTTATGTTGTGGTGAATCAGCAGTTGTTGTCAACATATTTAGTAGAGTTTCATTCAATTGACCAAATTGGATCTTTATGTACCTACGTAAGATCATTCGTTAAATTTAGTaacattaatttcttcttttacaaaataaaaagattgacTTGCCTGATCCAAAATACAAAAGTAAAATCGATGATCATCGTTATGATGAGAGGATAATTGTCATAGAAATAGAACCATATCTTCAAATTGTAGGCACAATTTGCTTTGAAAGTccaaaaaatatcgattgcaATTAAACCTGAtgctataaaaaataatattatgctTGCAATGCACTgatatcgaaagagagaaggattaTTTCTGGACATCGTCATTTCATCAATTTTTCGTGTACAAGTTTCCAATTGTTGCACGAACAATTTTATTCGCTgtaaaaacgaatgaatttatttaaatattcgactatcattttatataatatatcagccttaataataaaataataatttaaaggaaGTCCTTATCGactaatcgaaaattttttaccTTCCTTCTGAAAAGACCAGCAAAAATTGCAATGACGTATGTAaagatgttataaaaaaaagtaaattttgtcattatttcTGTCATTTTTGTCTCTTCAAAAcccaataaaatatttattacatcttttaacgtaaaatataagataCTGTAGTAAGCTAAACAACAGATGACATAAAAAAAACCAATCGTACGAATAATTCGATCAACGAAGTACTCTAATAAGCCAGTGCAAAAAATCGAGTTTGCGATAATCAATGGCATAACGGACCGTTGAAACTCTTTCGATCGGAACattttcaaagtttttttaattttccgattgaaaatattacttttcacttatgagaaaaatttttgaatttctttccttataatttttcaaacgacTTCATGCTAGAATTTTCGAACGATACTAGTTCTTATATACtggttgttttgtttttattatactcgaatgttttcataataaatattactacgGCTTGCATTTTGATTGTGTGAAAACTACCACATTCCTATTCTTCCTACTTTTTCcttcatattaaatattcttttcgtcCTTGTCTTTTCGATGATAGGCAATCATTCATATTAATAGACATTACTGTATTATCAAACGAAGATCAGTAAGGAAGGTATTCATTAAGGAGAacattatattgatatttaatttttcgttattaaagtagattacgaataaaatttatcttcctttcatcttttatttcagataagaattaatagaaatttgtataataacatttttatcatttgtacAATTCATAAGATAAAGTCATTTATTGCATCgctaatttttatcattataacccTGTATGTTATTATgatatagataaaatgaagaataaaaatattattatgtttttcattaaacttttttttcttataatttgattgcacataaataattgtttcaaCAAAACAAAGGTGCTGAATCTAGAGATATCTCGATCTGTTTCtagttttttaaatatcttcattaaatttcttatgAGGTTATGAcgtcttttttattcgtcaaCAATCAAATCACGTTTTACTATAtagtagaaaaattaatttgaaaagatcTAATCCTATATCCTTTGTGTCTCAGTTTAGTTCACTTATTTTGTTAGACACATAGATCTTCGGCAGATAGTGCCTTTGAGTCTTTCAAATGTGGGACTGTTGAACTAATCAAATTGATaactctttctatttcgtaaTGTATCGAATTCCGCAATAATTCATAACAATGTGTAAGACAGTGAaaagatgaaaggaaaagtatCATAATCTTGATGAGTAAAGTTCGACACCTTTTCTTAttgtatttcttattatattattttttctataaaatataagttaaatgaaaagctttagtataaaaaagaaataacaatagcAGTACTATCAAAGAAAGTAtctagatataaaaagaattacattGCACATAGGTTATTGTTATATGTATAGGCGATGAAGAATGACTAAAATGCATTTCAATATAGCCGTACTTTcattcgataagaaaaattatctacTCGATCTTATAAtcaatcatattatttattaatttattcagaTGACACTTATACTTCAAAGTCCTATTTATcttgcaaaaaatattattaaaagatgtaTTATGCAAGATAAGATTATtgagataaataagaaattaatcattttaatagataaagtTTGTATCCTAAATCTTCCTTTATGAAAGTCTGTAATATGATTGGTCTTTCTTAACAAATATGTCTAAcctttatatgatatttatttgttattgattttattaaaatcaccTCAGACATTTGTTacgtaataaatcaaatattttaatatcattccaATTAACTAAAAAGGATCCAAGGAGATAATAGAATTATTGATAGTTATGATAacgcttatttttttttcattttctgcaCTAATCGAGTAGTTTCAATTGCATTTAATATAAACCAAAAGTGCATATGTGTATTGACAATGTGCTAAATAGGGAGTGTACTTTTTACTTGCGAAAGATGATTTCTATTGTGACAATTTGTTAATTAccagaaattttcaaaaacgaaatgaaagaatcTTGTATTACACAATTCATACTTTTAACataaaacgtataaataaCTTCATCGAATTAGTCCacctaaaagagaaaatattgtatctataattataataatatctattgaaAAACTTACTTTTCAAATTGCCTTATCGCAAgtgcaattaataaaaattactttgtcaataatacaaaagaagaaataaaagagacaaaCCACCTAGTCCGTAAAAACGTCCTTAGTATTTTTCTAATGTTCTTAGTTAATACACAAAAACACAGCTTAAcagtaacaatttttttattcaatattccGATTAAAAGTCTGTTGAGCTCATAGCTGAACTTACAACTATCGACTCcctgatatataataattgcatGTGTCGTACGTCTCATGACGCTTGCCTGTTTTGAGATTGTGTTCCATATTCTGAATTCCTTGAATACTCTTCTGTGTTCTGTGTATACGGATGGCGCTATGGTAACATGTTTTTTACTGGCTTTTTCTATCTGCTGGCCCAGATCCGACAGTATTTTATTTCCacagtttttctctcttctgccGTTCGGATGGTATCTTAAGCACACTTATGCATTAACAATCGAgcggaaaaatttttattttcaatatgaaGTTATAAATACATAGGATCTGAAGTAATGCGAATATTTatcatgtatattatttatatatcaattgttTCGTCCGtcgtatataacaaaatatattatgatagtATTCACACTTTTTAGCATCAATAAGTGTGTTATAAAACCAGCACGTGTAGCgcaaaaaaagtataatctaattattataaatttcatagtGCTATTAAATTTCTCACAAATGATTAGTGGTTAGTGTcgaattatcaaagaaaatttgtgGTGTTGTGTTCCCAATTTGTATGAGAATAACGAGATAAGTCGTTACAGTACCGATGACCTAAAAGTAATCAGTATTagttgtttataatataaatataaatctaaatgTTGATTATATTAAACTTATGGGTTAAACTTACACTATGTATCAATGAATAGCCGAGATCAAAGAAGCCGTATGATGTAAATGACAATGGGTTTTGAATAAGCTGTAGAGTAAAGTCACGAATCTAGaagtatgataaaatattaagattaATTTCTAGTAAATTTgcttttatcaattattacctCGGCACGATATTCATTGCTAGTTGATGGTTCGTACAATTCACATAGAATATCTCCGGTGTTCGCCGCatgtaaacaaatataaaataatatcaatacatatttccttcgatatttagttaaaatatgagaaaaaaattacaataaaattaaaaagtcatGAATACTGAAATAATATACCTCCGTTACAGTTGTTGCACATacataacaaattgttatgaTCTTCAATCCAAAGTAATAAATccaataaaagtaaatatagaaTGATGTGGGTTTCGAATGGTACTCCTTagacattgaaaaataatataaatggtaagtcaagaaaatgataaaaatgaaagttgCTGGTACAGACATTAAAATATGTAAGTTATAAGCATCGTTTGTATTCCTAgcacatttaattaattccagATGTATTTCCctacaaaaaatgaaaaatagaaaaaaatcaaagaaatctttttgtatacttttactatatatgtttacctggctttttttattttgattacgtcttcatttgatttatatttttgacgGATGATTGACGGAGAATCATTCTTCCTCATTCGAAGGACTCTTTTATGTTGAGGTGAATCGATAGTAGTCGTAAGCATACTTCTCAATAATTCATTCAATTGactaaattttatctttatacatctattttaaatttatgcttcgataatttaaattagataaatattgaGGTTTTGTATGATAGACTAAAAGATTTACTTGCCTGATCCAGAATACAAaagtaaaatcgattaataaccAGGCGATATAGGGATAACGTTCGacgtaaaagaaaactaatatCCAGTATTTTGTCCTGACCAATATTAACCATTGATAATCAAAtactatcataattataattatgaaaaccaagaataatattagataacaTTGTTGCAAAAAACATTTAGACAAATTCATCGGGATATTAAGTTGATTCATAGTTCGAATGCAAGTTTCTATTTGTAACGTAAAACGTCTCACTTTCTGTAAAAGATAATAGAGGATAGATTAAGATAGCAATTTGGACGAAATCGATAAATTAGAAGGACAAAGAACTTCACCTTTCTTCTAAGTATCCCAGTGATAATGTTAACAATGTAAAACACATGGcaactaaaaatatataactggCCCGTTAATTGTATCAGTAATGGTCGTTCATCTCTAAAAACTTGCGCGGAAGACGGAAATATACTGGCAATCGAAGtgtagaaaataatagagaagaaaacatAAACCATACCAATtgcgttaatattattttcgacgaAATATTCCACCAGACCAGTGGTGAAAATcgaattcattattatcaacggCTTGATGCTATGTCGAAATTCCGACGAAATCGACATTTCTATAGTATTCTCtaagaaaataacttttttatttccttcctttttcgtaTAAAGCactaattatttcaaatacacCGTTCGATAAACTTGGCGTTTAAAGTTCGCAGAAATTTAATGAATGTAGAACATTCTTTGCAGAGTTTTAATATCATACATTATTTCCGTTACTACATTCGGATTAGGAGAGATGGAAACTAAAGTGTTGCTTTACGcgataattcaataaaataaattacagatattatcttttcatattaccatagaaattaataagaaattattcattatgcATATGTTATCATTTCCTATtcatctttctattatttccttttttgtttcctttctttattgatCCAAAAAGATATAAGGTATGaggtaaaacaaaatataatactgattaaaataatatcgactaCGTGGCATGTATTTTTTGCCTAAAGAAACATATTTCTTCATTCCTTATATTATGGACGTTGAATTATAGTCTGTGTCGTTGGAGAATACTTTTGGTTTATCTCCCATTTGTATAAGAATAACGAGATAAGTAGTAATCGAACCAATTGCCTATAATATGCACAAAAATACCAAAATTCTcataaaatgaagaatataaaataccaAAGGCATTTCCGTATTTTCAACTTAcactatataaaaatgaatgaccTAAATCGTAAAATCCACATGCGGTGAAAGTCAGACGATTTtggattaattgaaaaataaaatcacgaatctgaaagaaataattatacatttagtatatattgtaatttgaTATTACACACTGACAGGCATTGTCTCTTACTTCATCGCGAAACGTCTTGCTAGT is a genomic window containing:
- the LOC124946785 gene encoding uncharacterized protein LOC124946785, which codes for MVYVFFSIIFYTSIASIFPSSAQVFRDERPLLIQLTGQLYIFSCHVFYIVNIITGILRRKKVRRFTLQIETCIRTMNQLNIPMNLSKCFLQQCYLILFLVFIIIIMIVFDYQWLILVRTKYWILVFFYVERYPYIAWLLIDFTFVFWIRCIKIKFSQLNELLRSMLTTTIDSPQHKRVLRMRKNDSPEIHLELIKCARNTNDAYNLHILMSTIRNPHHSIFTFIGFITLD